CAAGGCCAAACTGCTCAACATCGGCGGCGGCGGAGTCGGCCTGCTTGTGCCGCGCTCCGAAACCAGCGGCGCCAACCGTTCCAAGCTGATCTGGGCCCGCTTCGATCTCCGCCCCGAAATGCCGGCTCCGCTCGGCGTCACGGCGCGCATCGTGCACACGCATCTCAATCACGAGCAGGACGTGTACGCGGGTGTTTCGTTTGAGTTTGCGTTCCACACCGCGTACCGGCCGTTTGTTGCCGATCTGCTCGTGAATTACGTTCAGGCACTACAGGATCGCCAGCGCTCCGTCCGCCGGGCCGCCTGATTCTGTCGCCAATCGCGCGCCGCCGCCAGACCGCGGCGTGCACTTGTCAAAGCTATGCCGTTGACCGGCCGGCGATGAAGCCGTGCATTGCAAACGCCGTCGCCACAAAGCTGTGCCGCGAACTTCTTACTGGTAGTAGTACCGTTTCTGCGGGTTTCCGAACCGGAATGGTCCGACTTGCAGGCGGACCTCTCCCTGTGTCGCTTTGAGGCGGATCGGATTCGTGCCCCAATTCAGAATGCCCGTGTACAGCCCGGGACGGATGCTGCTGTTCGTCACCTGCCCCGTCCACGCGACCATTGCCGCCAGCGCACGGTTTCCCGAAATGAGCTCGACATCACCGGTCGAATCCGTGGGTAGTTCGAGGTCGATATTGCCGGTTGCTGTCGTGATCGAGATCGGGGAGGTGTTCGGTTTCCCGGCGTCGACGTACACGCGTCCGCCGGGCTTTCCGGCGCCGCCGTTCTCGATCGAGATCGCGCCGTTTGCGCCGCGGACTTCGATCGCACCGTCTGAATTCTTGATGCGAAGGCCATCGCACGAAGGCACATCGATCGTGATCTGCACCCAGTGCTGCGCGCCCTCTTCCGGTACGCTCCGGACCTTCAGCACGGCGCGGCCGTCCATTTCCTGGATGTCGGAAGAGGCCCACTTGTCACCCTGGAAGTTCGCGACCGGCTCGCCTCGGAGCGTGCCCGCGTTCGCGGTTACGCGGGGCGTCTTCACGTTCGGATTCACGGTGACCAGCACGGCGCCGCGCTCATTTTCGACGTCGATCGCGAGGACGGGGCTGCGTTCCAGCAACTCGCTTCCGCTGATTGTGACGGGCGCGGACTGCGAAGCGCAGCCACCGACTTGGAGCGCCAGCGCCGCCAGAAGGCAGATCGCGGCGACCGAATTCGGACACCGGACGAGATCGAGGGCGGGACGGGCCAGGCTTCGCATTCGGCGAGTCTCCTTACTGTCGTGGTAGCAATCGGTCAGGGATGGGGGTCTTCGGCAATTTCCGCTCAAGGGTGAACCCTCGAGAGCGAATCAATCTCGGGAGAAGCCCCCAAACTCGAAACACGGAGGCTCTATTTGCGGTACGATAGAGTCGAGTTCCGGCGCGGGCCGGACAAATACCGACTTTCACTTGCAACAACGACTCGGGATCGATTCGGGGCTAGACGAAGCGATAGGACGAAGACGGGAGTCCTTGGTTCGGCTCATCCAACGTGTTTCTGCCGAGTCCGGTGCGCCGACCAGGTGCGGGAGCCGGGCGACAGGCGGAACTCGTGCGATCGGTGCGGAAACCAAGCCTCCCGAAAAGCGTGCACGGCCATCAGGGAGCATTCGACGAAATCGAAACGATGACAGAATCTGCCCGGATTCAAGCGCGGGAACGCGCTGCCGCACACGGTGGGTGATCGCTTTTTCTGTTCCGCGATTCCGGTCGGTCCTCGATAGGAGGATCGTCTGTGATCATCCAAACACTCTCGCTCGAAGGTGGGCAGCTCTACGGCATTCTCGGCGGCGTCGCCCTGGTTTGCGTCGGCGTCGGCGTCCTCATCGACAAGTTCATCGCTTCCCAGGCATTGGCGAGCGCCAAGGCCAAGGCCGCCGAGACCATCGCGCGGGCCGAATCCGACGCCCGCGTCGCCGCGGAAAAAGTCCGGGTGGAAGCGGACAAGTCGCTTCTCGAACGCAAGGCGACAATCGAGAAAGAGATCGAGGACACCCGGAACGAGGTGCGTGAGGCGGAGCGGAGGCTCCAGAAGCGCGAGGACCTCTTTGACCGCAAGGAGGAAGCCCTCACGCTCAAGGAGCAGACGCTTTCGCGCCAGGCCGATCAACTCAAATCGCGCGAACAGGGCATGCAGACGCGCGAGGCCGAGCTCGACCGCGTCATCCAGGGTCAGAAGGACAAGCTCTTCCAGATGACCGGGCTCACGCCGGAACAGGCCAAGGCCGAATTGCTCGTCAAAGTCGAAGAAGACGCGCGCCACGACGCCGCCAAGATCGTGCGCAAGTTCACCGAGGCCGCGGAAACCGAGGCCAAGGAGAAGTCGCGCGAGATCACGCTGATGGCGATCCAGCGCTACGCGACCGAGCACACGTCGGAGTCAACGGTGCGCACGGTCGCGATCCCGTCGGACGACATGAAGGGCCGCATCATCGGGCGCGAGGGCCGAAACATCCGCGCGATCGAGAAGGTGACCGGCGCCGACATCATCGTGGACGACACGCCCGGCGTGATCGTGGTCTCGTGCTTCGACAAGATCCGCCAGGCCGTCGCCGTGGAAGCGCTCGAACGGCTCATCGCCGACGGGCGCATGCACCCGACCCGCATCGAGGAAGTCGTCGAGAAGGTCAAGAGCGAGATCAACGAGAAGGTGCTCAAGTTCGGGCGCGACGCCGTGCTCGAGGTGAACCTGCGCGGGCTGCACCCGAAGGTGAGCGAGGCGATGGGCAAACTCGCTTATCGCACCTCGTACGGCCAGAATGTGCTGCGCCACTCGATCGAGGTCGCCTATCTCTGCCAGGTCATCGCCGATCAACTCGGGCTCGACGGCACGATCGCGCGGCGCTGCGGCTTCCTGCACGATATCGGCAAGGCGATGGATCACGAGATGGAGGGCGGCCACCCCAAGATCGGCATGGACTTCGCGCGCCAGTTCGGTGAGAAGGAGCCGGTGCTCAACGCGATCGGTGGCCACCACGCCGACATCCCGAGCACGAGCTTTTACACCCCCATCGTCATGGCTGCTGACGCAGTTTCTTCGGCGCGGCCCGGCGCCCGGCGCGAGAGCATGGAGAAGTACGTCCAGCGCCTCACGGAGCTGCAGGACATCGCGCTGGGTTTCCGCGGCGTCAACGAGGCGCACGCGATCCAGGCCGGGCGCGAAGTCCGCGTCATGGTCGATGCCAACCGCGTGAACGACGACGAGGCCTATCTGATTGCGCACAAGATTGCCAAGCGCGTGAGCGAAGAAATGACCTTCCCCGGCGAGATCAAAGTTACCGTTCTCCGCGAAACCCGGGCGATCGAAGTCGCACGATGACGCCCGATGCGGGATATCGATCCACGGATGTGGAATGTCGGCGAGAAACGCCATTCGCGGAATCGCCGTCAGTCGGTTTTCCCGGATGACGGCGTTTCGATCTGGTGGGGGGTCCCGTTACGGACAGTCGTACGCGTTGTATGCCGCCGAGAAGATTGTGAAGTCAGCATCCTCGACGATCCCGTCATCGTTGAGATCCGCCGGGCAGTGCGCCGGCATGTCCGACTCATCACAATCGACGAGGTTGTAGGCGCAAATAAACATGACATAGTCCGTTTCGTCGACGACACCATCGTCATTCAGATCTGCGCGGCAGTTGCGCCACAAGGCCACCCCTCGTGCAGTCAATCCACCGGCGGTGGTGAAGCCCCCTCCGAAGTAGAACTTTCCATTCGCCAGAGGGGCAACCGAATGTGAACCGGCCACGGCATTCCATTGATCGGAGCCCGCCCCGCCATTCGTGCCGTCTCCAAACGGTGCCCACGCCGTTCCGGTCCAGCGGGCGATGTGGTTCGGGCTGTCCGCCGAATAGGTGGTCGAAAAATCTCCTACCGCGACCAGCTCTCCCGTCGAAAGCACATCGAGCGAATCGACGTTGAACAGGCCATCACCCATGGCACTCCAGTCCGAACCGTCCCACCGCGCGACCCCAAGTGCGGGCGTCGAATCGATCGAAGTAAAGTGACCGCCCACCACGAGATCGCCATCGGCGACGCCAAGTGATCTGAAGTTCGGATTGAACAAATTGGTTGTGTGGGGTGTCCCGATGTTGGTCCAGTCGCTCCCGTCGTATTCGAGCACGGCATTCGAATAGGCAAACGCTCCGATGAGATACACCTTGCCATCGTGTGCAAGCACGTCCGTTCCCCACGAACCAAAAACATCAATGTCCGCCGCGATCTGATCCTGATCCATCGGCACGTATTCGATATTGGTCGTCATCGTGTTGCGATGAATCCGGGCCAGGCAATTCGCGGCCGACGAGCCGACAATCGCCCAGTCGCAGTATGTGTACGGATAGCCGGTTCCGTGCCCGCCGATTCGATTGAAGTATCCCGAAACGAGCAGATCCTGCGTCGAGTCCCCGTTGTCGATCGTGCGGAGCGCCAAAGCCGTGGCACCGCCCGACTCCCAAGCCCAGCCATACGACGGACACGGCCAACTCGGAGGTATCGCTGGGTATTCGATCGAAATGCGGCCCAGCTCGTCTGTCCAATCGTCTCCATCCCATACCGCCAGGCCGCTAATCGGATAGTCTTCGCCGCCGATTTGGAAACCGCCGCCGGCGACCAACCGCCCCTCGAAAACCGCGAGCGCATTGACCGTGTTGTTGAGACCGTTCTCGGCATCTCCAAAACCCCATAGAAACGGCGACCATTCATCGTTGATCGGATCGTACAAAGCAATGTTGTTCGCCTCGATTCCTCCAATCACGTAGAAATGCCCCCCGACAACAAGGTATCCGTTCCACATCGTGACGGCGTGAATGTATGGAAAATCGTCAACGTCGTAGGCCGGAACACTCCAGTGATTTGCTGTTCCTCCGCATGGAACCGCCAACGAAGAGCTCGGTAACCCCGCAACGCACGCAAATGCGGCCACCGCGCTCAATCCGATTCGCCTAAAAAACTGCGCCGATTCATTCTGCCCGCGCCGCAACTTTTCAGTCCGCATGAAAGACTCCCGCCGCGCAAAGGTTGTATTCAGACAAGCAACCTGCTCGTCTGAGCGGCGTCGATCGCGCGCTCTTCGCCGCGAGACAAGCTACGGGATAGTTTCATTTGCAGATTGTGAATAGTCCAATTTTTCCGATTCGTACGATTTGTGATCGCGCAAACCAATGTGGCGCACAGAGTTGACAGCATTCCACATCTTTGTGGTTTTTGCAGAATGGGGACTGGGTGTCGGTGCGCTTACTCTCAATTTCTTCAACGGTCGCATTTGTTGGGCGCCTCGAATCGACTGTTCTTCTTTTTGTTCTGTTTCTTCGTCTCTTCTGCTGTTCGTCGCTTCGATCTTCCTTCGGTTGGCCTTTCCGTCTCGCGATATCCCTTCTTCCTCTCCGCGCAACTCCCGCGACTCCGCGTTCTCTCCATCCTGCCTGTTCCGGCGTCTGTCTCCGTCGTTCATTTGAGTGAATGTCCCTCGGCGTTCTCTCCCGCCTCTCAACCCTTTGAGTCCTTCGAGCCCTTTGAGTTGAATGCCTTTTCTCGTATCCGCGTCTTGGTATTCTGAACGAACCGCCCGACCCCGCCCCGCGGACGGTTCCGCATGACCGAGTCTTCGCCGAATCCAATCGCCGCCTTCGTCTGCCCGTTTTGCGGCGGCGCAACCCCTGATCAGCCGCGCTGCGCCGAGTGCTCCGGCCCGCTCGATCCGCTCTCGCGCCAGGCAACGCAGAACGCCATGGGTCCCTGGTTCATCCGCGACGAGCAGCATCCCTTCCGCCCCGGCTGTTCCTACGAGACGATCCTCGCGATGGTCGCGCGAGGCAAGATCGTCGCCGACACCATCCTGCGCGGGCCCAGCACTTCGCAATTCTGGTATCCGGCCCGGCGCGTGCCCGGCGTTGCGCACAAGCTCACCGCCGGCGGGGTCTGCCATTCCTGCCAGCACCCGATTGCCGGAGAATCGGAATGCCCGAATTGCGGCGCGGTCTTCCACGCGGATCCCGATCGCCAGTTTCTGGGGCTGATGCCCGTCCGTGCGCTCCCCGGCAGCGGCCACCCGGTTCACGAGCCGCCCCGCAGCGAGCAGCTTCATCTTGAGCAATCTCAACTTGAGCAGTCTCATTTTGGGCAGGCGCCGCCGGTTCAACCTGTTGTCTTCCGGAATGCTGCACCCCCGCGTGCCGCGGTTTCCGGTGCGCGGCTCGAATCCGAGATCGCCTCGCTCCGCGTGCGCTTCTGGGTGCTCATGGGCGTCGCGGCGATCTGGGCGATCGTCGCGCTCGGCGCGATCTGGGTGCTGGTTTCCGGTGCCGCGGAAAACTCCGGCGGCTCGAGAACTGCCGCGACGCCCGCGTCGATCGAGTCGGCTCCGCCGAACGCTGCGCCGAGCAGCCCGCCTCCGACCGTTCGGCCACCCGCCGAAGTATCCGAAAAGGACGAGCCCCCGAAGCAGGCACCAAGCGCACCGCCCCCGGAAGAAACCCCGAAACCGAGCGAGCCGCCCGCGCAACCCGACCCGATGAGCCCGCAGAGCCAGCCCATGCCGCAGAGCCAGCCCATGCCGCAAGCCACTCCCGGTCAGGAACTCGACCGGCTTCGCTCGACACGCTGGCCTTAGCGATGCCTCAAATCTCCCATCGCGCACTTCCGAAACCCTCTCCCGGAGCGAGGGGGAGGGGGGTGGGTGAATGCCTAAACCAGCGAGAACGTCGGGCATTCGCTCGATTCCGCCATTCGCCATCCCAAATCCGAATTTCCCCCGTCTTCCCGGTTTTTTCGCGCTCACTCCAAAATCCTGCATCCCCGGACCTTTTTCGCTCGAAATTGTGGTATGCTCTCAGAGCCAATTCTGGCGGCCGCGTCCTGCGGCGGAGCATGGAAACGTGTGGTTTTGCTCTGTTTTTCGAATGGTTTTTGAACGACTTGTGAGGGTGTTGGAGTGACGGTCGCCTCCGTGGAGGGCTTGGTCATCGGTTGACCCGGCTCGCGCGGCGGGAAAAAATCTCCGATTCGCCGCAGCCGGGGTTTCCGGATCTGCGTATCGAACTCGGGTCGTTCTTAGAAACGGGCGCGATTCCGCGCCCTGCTGGGAGATCGGAAATGCTGAAGGACGTGTTCGCCCGCAAATCGCGTGGCTCCGCAGGCTTCACCCTCATCGAACTTTTGATCGTCATCGCGATCATTGCCCTTCTGATCGGCATCCTGTTGCCGGCGCTGGGCGAAGCACGCCGCAGCGGCAAGCTCACGATCTGCTCGAGCAATCTCAAGCAGTTCGGAATCGCGAATGCGAGCTTCGCCGGAGAAAACAAAGATCGCTTGCTCGGGCCAACCTACAAGTCCGGAGATCCGAAGAACACTTTGCTCCCGGGTTGGGATAAGAATGCCGGCTTGTATTATCAGGACGATCAAGAGGCCTTCGCGTTCGAGGTGGTGTACAACATCCGCGTGAAGACCGGCATGTCCGACGTGGACGCGCCTGTTCCGTCAAACTGGATTCCATTCATCCTTTACACGCATATCGCCGGGGTGAATTACACGGGTGGCCAATTGCCCAACACCACCGCCGCGTGCCCGGAAGATTCGTGGCGCAACGCAATCCAGCGCAATTGGAGAGATCCGGCGTCCACGGGACTTCCGTATCCGCCCTCAGGCGAAAACGGCGATGGCTCGACGGGTCGTCCGTGGCGTTGGCCGTTCAGCGCTTCCTATCAGTTCCACCAGTCGCACTTCGGACCCTCACGTCAGGAACGCCGACTGCGTCCGGATGGTCAATCGGCGTTAACCGCCTTTCCGTTTCCCGATCCGAACGGCAGCGGAAATACCTGGAAGTACGACGGCGAACCTTCGATTAAGGGTGTCTTTGGCTACAACAAAACCGGCGACATCCGTTTCCCTTCGCAGAAAACGATGATGTCGGATGAATATGGCCGCCACTTCGGACGCAAGACGACGTACTTCGCCGCACCGGAGTCGCGACAGCCTCTCGCCTTCTACGATGGCTCGGTCCGTATCTATCAAACGAGCGACACCAATCCGGGGTGGGACCAAAGCTCTTCAAGCCGGCGTGGCGGCAGCGCCAACGCGATGGGCCTGCGGCTTGAATACACAGTCACCCAATCCGATTGGGACCCGCAGATGTCGACCTATACCGACACCGACTCGAGTGGGCATCGCAAATACAAGGTTGCCGCAGGCTGGTTCAAGTACACCCGTGGCGGTCTGTTTGGCTGGGATACGCCGCGCGGTGTTGCTTCGGGCGGCGCCCAAAACGGCAAGCAGGCTGTTCTCCAGAATCCGGGCCCCAGCCAGAAGATGACCAACGTCTGGGAAAACGAGTTGGATACCTCTGTCGGCAAGTGGTAATTTGTGTTGAGATTGAAGCGCCCGGGGTTCTCCCGGGCGTTTTTCTTTTCTATTCGCGCTCAACGTCTCTCGTGGGTTGATCAACCTGGAGTGACTATGCGAACGCGCCGGTGCGCCCGCGGCTTTACGCTCATCGAATTGCTTGTCGTCATCGCGATCATCGCGCTGCTCATCGGCATCCTGCTTCCCGCGCTCGGGCTCGCGCGTCGCCAGGGCAAACTCGTCAAGTGCACCGCCAACGAGCGCACCTACGCCATCGCCACCGGTTCCTACGCCGCCGAAAAAAAGGATCGCCTCCCCGCGATGGATTGGCGCAGTTCCGATCCGTATCCGGTCGATCTTCCCGGCTGGGAAAAGTTCAAGAGCCTGTATTTTCCGAGCGATCTCGTCGCCGCGTCTTTTCAGGTCGTCAGCATCATCCGGCACAAGACGGGCCTTTCGGATGAATTCGCGCCCGTGCCGGAAAACTGGATCCCGTTCATTCTCTACACGCACGTCCCGCTCACCGACTACATCGGGGGCGTCATGCCCTCGCCTGTTGCCGCGTGCCCCGAAGACGCGTGGCGCATCGCGATCCAGCGTCAGTGGGATCAGCCTCGCCTGACAGGTCTGCCTTATCCGGAAAACGGCGGCGACAACACGCTCTCAACCTGGCGCTGGCCCTTCAGCACCTCGTACAACATCCACCAGGCGCACTGGGGCCCCTCGCGCGCCGAGCGCCGCTTCAACCCGACCGCTTCCGTCCCCGGGAATTTCCTCACCGCGATCTGGTATCCCACAACCAACGGCGGCGGCAGTTTCTACACCAAAGAGGGCAGCGCCGATTCCGCCATGCCCGGCCAGTTCGGCTTCAACCGCCTGACCGACGTGCGCTTCCCCAGTCAGAAAGTGATCATGTCCGACGAGTTCGGTCGTCACTTCGGCAAGAAGACGACCTTTTTCGCCGCGCCCGAATCCGTTCAGCCCCTCGCGTTCTACGACGGCTCGGTGCGCGTCTACCAGACCGGCGAGACCAATCCCGGGTGGGATCCTTCGAACACCAGCACCCGTGGCGGCAGCACGCGATCGATGCAGCTTCGCCTGCAATACACCAAGCAGCAGCAGGCATACGACCCCGACATCAGCACTTTCACCGGCGTGAACGCTGAGGGATTGAAGCAATACAAAGTCGCCGCGGGCTGGTTCCGCTACACGAGGGGCGGGCTGCTCGGTTGGGATGTGCCGCGAGGCGTCGGTGCGGGCGGGAGGCGCGCGACGATCATCAAGCCGGGGCCTGAGCAAAGCCTTTCGGCGATCGCTGAAAGCGAGCTGGACACCACGACCGGCACTTGGTAGGTCGGGGGGTACATGACGGGGTGAATCGGTGGCGAGTCGGAGGTGAATCGGGAGAGATGCGGAATGGATAGTTATCAGCAAAACAGGGCCACCCCATACTTGCGGATCTGCGAGGTTTCTGTTAAGCTTTCGTCTTCTGTCTCGGTTTTGAGGAGGTAACTCGGCCTATGTCAATTCGCCTTTTCCGGCGGGGGCGATCGGCTTTCACGCTGATCGAACTGCTGATCGTCATTGCAATCATCGCGCTGCTCATCGGCATCCTGCTCCCCGCACTCGGCAACGCACGCAGGTCGGCGCGCATGGCCGTCTGCATGGCAAACCTGCGCAGCTTCGCGACCGCTTCCGCGAGTTACAGCGGAGAGAACAAGGACAAGCTCTTCAACTACTCGTGGTTCCGCGGCACGCCGATCCCCGGCGACTTCTCACGCTTCATCCCCGTTGCCACGCAGTACGCGGACAACGACATGCACGGCGCCGCCATGCAGTTCACGTACATCATGCAGAAGCGGCTCAAGTTCACCGACCCCGACAAGTTCGCGATGCCCGAAGGCTGGTTCCCGTATGTGTACTACAGCCACATCCCCCTCATGGATTACATGAGCGGACAGATGCCGATGCCGATTGCGGCTTGCCCTGAAGACCGTGATCTTCAGATGCTCCAGAAATCGTACAAGAGCGTCGATGAGGCCGGCGTCCCAGTGCCGTCGGTTTCCGGCGACAAGGATGCGCGCTGGCGCCTCCCGTTCCGGATGTCGTACACGATCCACTCTGCGCACTACAGCCCGGACAAGGTGTACAACGTCATGGAAGGAATCGGCGGCGGCGGCGTGGCGAATAAGCGCGCCGCGATCATCTATGCAAACAACGGTTATGTGTATTTCTCCGATGCGGTCGGCTCGCCTTCGTCTCTTCCCACAGGCTCGCTCGGAAACAAGCGAATTACCGACATCCGCTTTCCGCAGCAGAAGACCTGGGCTTCCGACAATTTCGGCCGTCACTTCGGCCGGCAGGCGTTCTTCTTCGCCGATCCGCAGTGCCGTCAGCCCTTGCCCTTTTACGACAGCTCGGTGCGCGTCTACCTGACCGCCGACACCAACCCGGGTTGGGACCCATCCAAGGAATCATCGCGCCAGCAGATGGGCAAGCGCTTTTCTTGGTTTGAAGAACAAAGCGACTACGGCCCGCGCATGGCGAACACCAAGACCGAAGGCGGCAAGCTCGGCTTCCGTGCCTCCGCCGGCTGGTACCAGATGACCCGTGGCGGCGCGCGCGGCTGGGACGTGCCGCGCGGTGAACCACGTGCCAAAATCAAAGGCGACGGCACGATGGATTCAACCGTCGAGAACGAACTCGATACGAGCAAGACAAACGAGTACTAGGCATTCCGGCTTGGCCTGTGCACCGTTCGGTTCCTCGGTGTTCGACCGTCGTACTCTTGCAGCAACTCGCGGAGTTCGAC
The DNA window shown above is from Phycisphaeraceae bacterium and carries:
- a CDS encoding prepilin-type N-terminal cleavage/methylation domain-containing protein, which encodes MLKDVFARKSRGSAGFTLIELLIVIAIIALLIGILLPALGEARRSGKLTICSSNLKQFGIANASFAGENKDRLLGPTYKSGDPKNTLLPGWDKNAGLYYQDDQEAFAFEVVYNIRVKTGMSDVDAPVPSNWIPFILYTHIAGVNYTGGQLPNTTAACPEDSWRNAIQRNWRDPASTGLPYPPSGENGDGSTGRPWRWPFSASYQFHQSHFGPSRQERRLRPDGQSALTAFPFPDPNGSGNTWKYDGEPSIKGVFGYNKTGDIRFPSQKTMMSDEYGRHFGRKTTYFAAPESRQPLAFYDGSVRIYQTSDTNPGWDQSSSSRRGGSANAMGLRLEYTVTQSDWDPQMSTYTDTDSSGHRKYKVAAGWFKYTRGGLFGWDTPRGVASGGAQNGKQAVLQNPGPSQKMTNVWENELDTSVGKW
- the rny gene encoding ribonuclease Y, which encodes MIIQTLSLEGGQLYGILGGVALVCVGVGVLIDKFIASQALASAKAKAAETIARAESDARVAAEKVRVEADKSLLERKATIEKEIEDTRNEVREAERRLQKREDLFDRKEEALTLKEQTLSRQADQLKSREQGMQTREAELDRVIQGQKDKLFQMTGLTPEQAKAELLVKVEEDARHDAAKIVRKFTEAAETEAKEKSREITLMAIQRYATEHTSESTVRTVAIPSDDMKGRIIGREGRNIRAIEKVTGADIIVDDTPGVIVVSCFDKIRQAVAVEALERLIADGRMHPTRIEEVVEKVKSEINEKVLKFGRDAVLEVNLRGLHPKVSEAMGKLAYRTSYGQNVLRHSIEVAYLCQVIADQLGLDGTIARRCGFLHDIGKAMDHEMEGGHPKIGMDFARQFGEKEPVLNAIGGHHADIPSTSFYTPIVMAADAVSSARPGARRESMEKYVQRLTELQDIALGFRGVNEAHAIQAGREVRVMVDANRVNDDEAYLIAHKIAKRVSEEMTFPGEIKVTVLRETRAIEVAR
- a CDS encoding prepilin-type N-terminal cleavage/methylation domain-containing protein; this encodes MRTRRCARGFTLIELLVVIAIIALLIGILLPALGLARRQGKLVKCTANERTYAIATGSYAAEKKDRLPAMDWRSSDPYPVDLPGWEKFKSLYFPSDLVAASFQVVSIIRHKTGLSDEFAPVPENWIPFILYTHVPLTDYIGGVMPSPVAACPEDAWRIAIQRQWDQPRLTGLPYPENGGDNTLSTWRWPFSTSYNIHQAHWGPSRAERRFNPTASVPGNFLTAIWYPTTNGGGSFYTKEGSADSAMPGQFGFNRLTDVRFPSQKVIMSDEFGRHFGKKTTFFAAPESVQPLAFYDGSVRVYQTGETNPGWDPSNTSTRGGSTRSMQLRLQYTKQQQAYDPDISTFTGVNAEGLKQYKVAAGWFRYTRGGLLGWDVPRGVGAGGRRATIIKPGPEQSLSAIAESELDTTTGTW